The Sphingopyxis sp. BE259 nucleotide sequence GTCGAGGCTGTGGTCGATCAATGCCTTGCCCGCGACGCGCACCAGCGGTTTGGGCCGCGTCGCGGTCAGCGGGCGCATCCGCTTGCCCAGCCCCGCCGCCATCACCATCGCGCTGTCGATCTTCACGCTCACAGCCACGCCGCCGCACGCTTGTCGGCGGGGATGTTTTCGTCGAACCAAGCGCGCACCGGCGCCAGCCCCGGATGCGCCAGATCGCGTTCGAGCAGTCCCCACATCCGCGGCTGGAACTGGCGATAGCCCGGCTTGCCGTCGCGCTTCCACAGCCGCACGAAAACCCCCAGGATGCGCGTGTTGCGCTGCGCCGCCAGCGCCCAATAGGCACTCTCGATGTCCTGCCCGGTCGCGCCCTGATAGCGCGCCAGCATCGCCGCCTCAACCGCCGGGGTGACGTCGCGCCGCGCATCCTCCAGCACCGAAGCCAGATCATAGGCGGGGTGACCGATCCGCGCGTCCTGGAAATCGAGCAGTCCGTAATGGGCGACGCCCTTCTTACCCGGCACCAGCATGATATTCTCGGCATGATAATCGCGCAGCACGGTGACGCGCGGCAGGCCGTCATGCTCCACCGGGGTCAGCACCGCTTCCCACGCGCCGCGAAACGCATCACGATCGACGTCGATCCCCAGCGTCGGGCAATACCAGTCGCTGAACAGCATCACCTCGTCGAGCCATTGCTCCAGCCCAAGCACCGGTAATTCGGGCATCGGCGGCCGCGCGTGGAGGTGGACGAGCAGGTCGGTCACCCCGGCATAAAGATCGACCTCGCGGTGCAGCGCGGCATCGACCGTCTCGCGCAGCCGCACATCACCGAAATCCTCGATCAGCAACAAGCCTTGCGTCAGGTCGCGGGCAAAGATCGTCGGCGCGGTCAGCCCCTGGTCGCACAGATATTCGGCGATCGCGATGAACGGGCGCGCATCCTCATGCGGCGGCGGCGCGTCCATCAGCACCGCCTGCCGCGCGCCGTCGACGACGCGGAAATAGCGCCGGAACGATGCATCGCCGGCCAGCGGCAAAATCTGCGCATCGCCCCAGCCATGCGCGGCAAGGAAGGCGGGCGCATGGGGGGGCGGAATCATCGGAGCGGCCATCGGCTCCCCCAAGACGTCGGCACCTCTGCTGTCAAGGCGCGCGCGTCGCCGCTCCCCGAAATCGTGATCGACAGGGCGTCGGGCCAGCCTTGCGATCCGAGCCGTTCGGGCCATTCGATCAGCAGCGCGCCGTCATACAGATAGTCGTCGAGGCCGAGCTCGATCAGCTCGCCCTCATCGTCGATCCGATAGAGATCGACATGCGCGATCGGCAAATCGACTTCGGGCGGCGCATAGGGCTGGACGATCGCAAAGGTCGGGCTCGGCGCCTCGCTTGCCAACCCGCGCGACTTCAGCATCGCGCGCGCCAGTGTCGTCTTGCCCGCGCCCAGTTCGCCCGACAGCAGGACGACGTCGCCGGGAAGCAGCGCCGCGCCGATCGCCGCACCAATCCGCCCGGCGTCGGCGAGCGTGTAGTCGTATCGCTGGCTCATGCGCGGCGCGGCAGGCTGATCCGCACCAGCGTCCCCTGTCCCGCCTCGCTCACCACCTCCATCGTCCCGGCATGCGCGGCGACGAGCTGGCGCGCGAGGGCCAGGCCGATGCCGCCCGACGCGGTTCCCGCCTGCTGCCCCTTGGTCACCGCGGCGACCGCTTCGGGCATCCCCGGGCCATTGTCCGACACGATGATGTCGATCCCGTGCGCGTCGCCTGTGGCATGGAGCAGGACGCGGCCGCCGGACTTGCGCGCCGGGGCGGTATAGCGCACCGCATTGTCGAGCAGCCCCGCGACCAGCCGCGACAGCCGCGGCGCATCGCCGTCGATACGGCCCAGATCGGGCGAAATATTGCCGACCAGTTCCACCTTTTCAGCCGCGGCCAACGCATTCGCATCGGCCAGCGCGCCATCGAGCAACGCCCGGACATCGACCGGCGCTCGCTCAACCGCCAGCGTCCCCGCCTCGCCCTGCGCCAGGTCGAGCACATTGTCGATCTGCCGCCCCAGCACCCCCACCGAATCCATGATCGCGTCGATGTAACCCCGCTGTTGATCGCTGAGCTTGCCCGCATAACCCGCCTGCAACATCTCGCCGAACCCGCCGA carries:
- a CDS encoding aminoglycoside phosphotransferase family protein, whose amino-acid sequence is MAAPMIPPPHAPAFLAAHGWGDAQILPLAGDASFRRYFRVVDGARQAVLMDAPPPHEDARPFIAIAEYLCDQGLTAPTIFARDLTQGLLLIEDFGDVRLRETVDAALHREVDLYAGVTDLLVHLHARPPMPELPVLGLEQWLDEVMLFSDWYCPTLGIDVDRDAFRGAWEAVLTPVEHDGLPRVTVLRDYHAENIMLVPGKKGVAHYGLLDFQDARIGHPAYDLASVLEDARRDVTPAVEAAMLARYQGATGQDIESAYWALAAQRNTRILGVFVRLWKRDGKPGYRQFQPRMWGLLERDLAHPGLAPVRAWFDENIPADKRAAAWL
- the tsaE gene encoding tRNA (adenosine(37)-N6)-threonylcarbamoyltransferase complex ATPase subunit type 1 TsaE, which gives rise to MSQRYDYTLADAGRIGAAIGAALLPGDVVLLSGELGAGKTTLARAMLKSRGLASEAPSPTFAIVQPYAPPEVDLPIAHVDLYRIDDEGELIELGLDDYLYDGALLIEWPERLGSQGWPDALSITISGSGDARALTAEVPTSWGSRWPLR